In Mycolicibacterium mucogenicum DSM 44124, the following are encoded in one genomic region:
- a CDS encoding 4-coumarate--CoA ligase family protein codes for MTIASPFPEVQIPTTAVSEYIFGDLAESDADRIAITEVATGAEYTYRELTTRIEAFAGALAARGLGVGDVVGLLAPNSAAFAVAFHGILRSGATATTINALFTAKDIAKQLTDSGAAMLITVTPLAPQALQAAAEVGLTADRVVVLDGPGTAADGHPNAAELLDAALPAPEVSFDPATHLAALPYSSGTTGNPKGVMLTHTNLAANVAQIRPIQGLVPEDRVLAVLPFFHIYGMTVLLNSVLHARARLVIMPSFDLALFLKTIQDHKCTFAFIAPPVAVALAKHPMVDSYRLDSLKGLMSGAAPLDDDLGMAVADRLGCPIVQGYGMSELSPVSHCMPFDGGRELVGAVAPLSSCGWTVPNAVSKIVDPDTGAEIGRPEHGLSEVGELCFRGPNVMAGYLNNDAATRETIDDDGFLHTGDLARVDASGCIYIVDRLKELIKYKGYQVPPAELEAVLLTHPGIADTAVVGVRDPESGEEVPKAFVVLQPESGLTGDEIMDFVAGQVAPYKKVRQVAFIDAIPKSAAGKILRRELRDIREV; via the coding sequence ATGACTATCGCGAGCCCTTTCCCCGAGGTCCAGATCCCGACGACGGCCGTCTCCGAGTACATCTTCGGTGATCTGGCCGAGTCGGACGCCGATCGCATCGCCATCACCGAGGTCGCGACCGGTGCCGAGTACACCTACCGCGAACTGACGACCCGGATCGAGGCGTTCGCCGGCGCGCTGGCCGCCCGCGGTCTGGGCGTCGGCGACGTGGTCGGCCTACTGGCGCCCAACAGTGCCGCATTTGCCGTCGCCTTCCACGGCATTCTGCGGTCCGGCGCCACCGCCACGACCATCAACGCGCTGTTCACGGCCAAGGACATCGCGAAGCAACTGACCGACTCCGGTGCCGCCATGCTGATCACCGTCACGCCGCTGGCGCCGCAGGCGTTGCAGGCCGCCGCCGAGGTCGGGCTGACAGCCGATCGCGTGGTCGTGCTCGACGGCCCCGGAACCGCGGCCGACGGCCATCCCAACGCGGCCGAACTGCTCGACGCCGCACTGCCCGCACCCGAGGTCAGCTTCGACCCCGCCACTCATCTGGCAGCCCTGCCCTACAGCTCGGGCACCACGGGAAACCCCAAGGGCGTCATGCTCACCCACACGAACCTCGCGGCGAATGTGGCGCAGATTCGGCCCATCCAGGGCCTGGTCCCCGAGGACCGCGTGCTCGCGGTGCTGCCGTTCTTCCACATCTACGGCATGACGGTGCTGCTCAACTCCGTCCTGCACGCCCGGGCCCGACTGGTGATCATGCCCAGCTTCGATCTCGCGCTCTTCCTGAAGACCATCCAGGACCACAAGTGCACGTTCGCGTTCATCGCGCCGCCGGTCGCGGTGGCGCTGGCGAAGCACCCGATGGTCGACTCGTACCGGCTCGACTCCCTGAAGGGTCTGATGTCCGGCGCCGCGCCGCTCGACGACGACCTCGGCATGGCGGTCGCCGACCGGCTCGGCTGCCCCATCGTGCAGGGCTACGGCATGAGTGAGCTGAGCCCGGTGAGCCACTGCATGCCGTTCGACGGCGGCCGCGAACTCGTCGGCGCCGTCGCACCGTTGAGCTCGTGCGGCTGGACGGTGCCGAACGCCGTCAGCAAGATCGTCGACCCCGATACGGGAGCCGAGATCGGCCGGCCCGAGCACGGCCTCAGCGAGGTCGGCGAACTGTGTTTCCGCGGTCCCAACGTCATGGCCGGCTACCTCAACAACGACGCCGCCACCCGCGAGACCATCGACGACGACGGCTTCCTGCACACCGGCGACCTGGCCCGGGTCGACGCCAGCGGCTGCATCTACATCGTCGACCGGCTCAAGGAACTCATCAAATACAAGGGCTACCAGGTGCCCCCGGCCGAACTCGAGGCCGTGCTGCTGACGCACCCCGGTATCGCCGATACGGCAGTGGTCGGGGTGCGCGACCCGGAATCGGGCGAGGAAGTACCCAAGGCGTTCGTCGTCCTGCAGCCGGAGTCCGGGTTGACGGGCGACGAGATCATGGATTTCGTCGCCGGCCAGGTCGCGCCGTACAAGAAGGTCCGGCAGGTCGCGTTCATCGACGCGATCCCGAAGTCTGCCGCCGGCAAGATTCTGCGCCGCGAACTGCGCGACATCCGCGAGGTCTAG
- a CDS encoding methionine synthase, producing MTVFAQATGIGSWPGTVAREAAAVVVGELPALPHLVELPARGVGADIIGRAGALLVDIGLDTVPRGYRIASGRSAVVRRATGLLDEDVDALEEAWEKAGLRGTRRTIKVQVPGPLTLAAELELPGGHRAITDAGALRDLAGSLAEGVAHHRAEVARRCDADVVVQFDEPSLPAALAGRLAGVTRMSPVAPVDAPLAASLLDECIATVGGQASIHVCAADVPWKTLARTAFSAISVDVTKLTAADLDGIGEWIEAGRTIMLGVLPGVAPERPVPVETVAAAAASVTDRLGFPRTVLRERVGLTPSCGLAGATQTWARTALTLLRKAADGIAQDPDAA from the coding sequence GTGACTGTTTTCGCCCAGGCAACCGGTATCGGCTCGTGGCCGGGGACGGTCGCCCGGGAAGCGGCGGCAGTCGTCGTCGGTGAGCTGCCCGCCCTGCCGCATCTCGTGGAGCTGCCGGCGCGTGGCGTCGGCGCCGACATCATCGGGCGGGCGGGCGCACTGCTCGTCGACATCGGCCTCGACACCGTCCCCCGCGGTTACCGCATCGCATCCGGCCGCAGTGCCGTCGTGCGCCGCGCCACCGGCCTGCTCGACGAGGATGTCGACGCGCTCGAAGAGGCATGGGAGAAAGCCGGGCTGCGCGGGACCAGACGGACCATCAAGGTGCAGGTCCCCGGTCCACTGACGCTGGCCGCCGAACTCGAACTGCCCGGCGGTCACCGGGCCATCACCGATGCGGGCGCGCTGCGGGACCTGGCCGGCTCCCTCGCCGAAGGCGTCGCGCACCATCGCGCCGAGGTCGCGCGGCGCTGCGACGCCGACGTCGTCGTGCAGTTCGACGAGCCGTCACTGCCCGCCGCGCTGGCCGGGCGGCTTGCCGGGGTAACCCGGATGTCGCCGGTGGCGCCGGTCGACGCGCCGCTCGCCGCCAGCCTGCTCGACGAGTGCATCGCGACCGTCGGGGGTCAGGCGAGCATTCACGTGTGCGCCGCGGACGTGCCGTGGAAGACCCTGGCGCGCACCGCCTTCAGCGCCATCTCCGTCGACGTGACCAAGCTGACCGCGGCCGACCTCGACGGCATCGGCGAGTGGATCGAAGCGGGCCGGACCATCATGCTCGGCGTGCTGCCGGGCGTCGCTCCGGAGCGTCCCGTCCCGGTCGAGACGGTGGCCGCGGCCGCCGCGAGTGTCACCGACCGGCTCGGGTTCCCGCGGACGGTGCTGCGCGAGCGCGTCGGCCTGACGCCCTCGTGCGGGCTCGCGGGCGCGACGCAGACGTGGGCGCGCACCGCGTTGACGTTGCTGCGCAAGGCCGCGGACGGCATCGCACAGGACCCGGACGCGGCCTGA
- a CDS encoding ArsR/SmtB family transcription factor, with amino-acid sequence MSTAVEDRAPLFDALGDPNRLRIVVRLCEAGPCSTLQVTQVIPVTRQAATKHLLLLEAVGLVTSSRHGRERIWRIQPDPLAEASEYLTALSKRWDRALDRLRSYVEDPAADPIE; translated from the coding sequence GTGAGTACGGCGGTCGAAGACCGGGCGCCACTGTTCGACGCGCTCGGCGACCCCAATCGGCTGCGTATCGTCGTGCGGCTCTGTGAGGCCGGTCCGTGCTCGACTTTGCAAGTGACACAGGTGATTCCGGTGACCCGGCAGGCGGCCACCAAACATCTGCTGCTGTTGGAGGCGGTGGGGCTGGTGACCAGCAGCCGGCACGGGCGCGAGCGCATCTGGCGCATCCAGCCGGACCCGCTCGCCGAGGCCAGTGAGTACCTGACCGCGCTGTCGAAGCGCTGGGACCGGGCCCTGGACCGGCTGCGCAGCTACGTGGAAGATCCGGCCGCGGACCCCATCGAATAG
- a CDS encoding SRPBCC family protein, with protein MNSDRIEKEVTLRAPLDRVWRAISNADEFGRWFGVRFDGPFVAGESVTGVITPTEVDDEVAAAQKPHAGTASVWQIVAVEPPRRLAFRWHPYAVEPGADYDNEPTTLVEFTLTETSDGVLLQIVESGFDNIPAHRRAAAFEANSGGWEAQTKLVRKYLGESM; from the coding sequence ATGAATTCCGATCGCATCGAAAAAGAAGTCACCTTGCGTGCGCCGCTCGACCGCGTGTGGCGCGCCATTTCCAACGCCGACGAGTTCGGGCGCTGGTTCGGCGTCCGATTCGACGGCCCGTTCGTCGCGGGTGAATCGGTGACCGGGGTGATCACACCGACCGAGGTCGACGACGAGGTCGCCGCCGCACAGAAACCGCACGCCGGGACAGCCTCGGTGTGGCAGATCGTGGCCGTGGAACCGCCGCGGCGTCTGGCGTTCCGCTGGCACCCGTACGCCGTCGAACCCGGTGCCGACTATGACAACGAGCCGACCACCCTCGTCGAGTTCACGCTCACCGAGACCAGCGATGGCGTGCTGCTGCAGATCGTCGAATCCGGGTTCGACAACATCCCGGCCCATCGCCGGGCCGCGGCGTTCGAAGCCAACAGCGGCGGCTGGGAAGCCCAGACGAAACTGGTACGCAAGTACCTGGGCGAGTCGATGTGA
- the mnmA gene encoding tRNA 2-thiouridine(34) synthase MnmA — protein MRVLVAMSGGVDSSVAAARMVDAGHDVVGVHLALSTAPGTLRTGSRGCCSKEDAGDARRVADILEIPFYVWDFAHRFKEDVIDDFVESYARGETPNPCVRCNEKIKFSALSARALALGFDAVATGHYARLEDGRLRRAVDADKDQSYVLGVLTAEQLSHALFPIGDTPKPQIRQEAAERGLAVADKPDSHDICFIPSGDTRAFLGARIGIRPGAVVDAGGTKLAEHDGVHGFTIGQRKGLGIAGPGPDGLPRYVTGIDAETGTVHVGGVEDLEIHELTGERPVFTSGVPFDGPVECLIQVRAHGGLADAVAEFADGVLDVQLRTPLRGVAPGQTMVLYRRDPDGDEVIASATIAR, from the coding sequence ATGCGGGTTCTGGTAGCGATGAGCGGGGGAGTGGACTCCTCGGTGGCCGCGGCGCGCATGGTCGACGCCGGCCATGACGTGGTGGGCGTGCACCTGGCGCTGTCCACCGCGCCCGGCACTCTGCGCACCGGGTCGCGCGGCTGCTGCTCGAAGGAGGACGCGGGAGACGCCCGCCGCGTCGCCGACATCCTGGAAATCCCGTTCTACGTCTGGGATTTCGCGCACCGCTTCAAGGAAGACGTCATCGACGACTTCGTCGAGTCGTACGCCCGTGGTGAGACGCCGAACCCCTGCGTGCGCTGCAACGAGAAGATCAAGTTCTCGGCGCTGTCGGCCCGTGCCCTGGCCCTGGGATTCGACGCTGTGGCGACCGGGCACTACGCGCGGCTGGAGGACGGCCGGTTGCGCCGTGCCGTCGACGCGGACAAGGACCAGTCCTACGTGCTCGGCGTGCTGACGGCCGAACAGCTCAGTCATGCCCTGTTCCCGATCGGTGACACCCCCAAGCCGCAGATCCGGCAGGAGGCCGCCGAGCGCGGGCTGGCGGTCGCGGACAAGCCGGACAGCCACGACATCTGCTTCATCCCGTCCGGTGACACCCGGGCCTTCCTCGGTGCCCGCATCGGCATCCGGCCGGGCGCGGTCGTCGACGCCGGGGGCACGAAGCTCGCCGAGCATGACGGCGTGCACGGGTTCACCATCGGTCAGCGCAAGGGCCTGGGCATCGCGGGTCCGGGGCCGGACGGCCTGCCGCGCTACGTCACGGGCATCGATGCCGAGACCGGGACCGTGCACGTCGGCGGCGTGGAGGACCTCGAGATCCACGAACTGACGGGCGAGCGTCCGGTGTTCACCTCGGGTGTGCCGTTTGACGGTCCGGTGGAATGCCTGATCCAGGTGCGGGCGCACGGCGGACTGGCCGACGCGGTCGCCGAGTTCGCCGACGGCGTGCTCGACGTGCAGCTTCGCACCCCGCTGCGCGGCGTCGCCCCAGGTCAGACCATGGTGCTGTACCGCCGCGACCCGGACGGCGACGAGGTCATCGCCAGCGCCACCATCGCGCGCTGA
- a CDS encoding cysteine desulfurase family protein — protein sequence MSPAYLDHAATTPMQPAAIEAMTAVLAAGGNASSLHTSGRAARRRMEEARESLAQQLGARPSEVIFTAGGTESDNLAVKGIFWARRDSCPGRRRIVTSPIEHHAVLDAVEWLVEHEGAEVTWLPVDATGATSAEALREILETHDDVALVSVMWANNEVGTIQPIAELATVAAEFGVPIHSDAIQAIGAVPVDFAASGLSAMSVAAHKFGGPTGVGALLLRRDVACVPLLHGGGQERDVRSGTPDVAGVVAMAAAARVAVEGLDAYRTRIGALRDRLVDGVLSGIDDVVLNGGTGEDRLPGNAHFTFRGCEGDALLMLLDAKGVECSTGSACTAGVAQPSHVLIAMGADPASARGSLRFSLGHTSSDADIDAALAVLPAAVERARQAALASAGLGR from the coding sequence ATGAGCCCCGCATATCTGGACCACGCCGCCACGACCCCGATGCAGCCCGCTGCCATCGAGGCGATGACGGCGGTCCTGGCGGCCGGCGGTAACGCGTCCTCGCTGCACACGTCGGGCCGGGCTGCGCGGCGCCGGATGGAGGAGGCCCGTGAGTCCCTGGCCCAGCAGCTGGGCGCCCGGCCGTCCGAGGTGATCTTCACCGCCGGCGGCACCGAGAGTGACAACTTGGCGGTCAAGGGCATCTTCTGGGCCCGCAGGGACAGCTGTCCGGGACGCCGCCGGATCGTGACGTCGCCGATCGAGCACCATGCGGTGCTCGACGCCGTCGAGTGGCTCGTCGAACACGAGGGCGCGGAAGTGACCTGGCTGCCCGTGGACGCCACCGGCGCCACGTCCGCCGAAGCCCTGCGCGAGATACTCGAAACCCACGACGATGTCGCGCTGGTCAGCGTGATGTGGGCCAACAACGAGGTCGGCACCATTCAGCCGATCGCCGAATTGGCCACTGTCGCCGCCGAATTCGGCGTGCCGATCCACAGCGACGCCATCCAGGCGATCGGTGCGGTGCCGGTCGATTTCGCCGCGAGCGGGCTGTCCGCCATGAGCGTGGCGGCACACAAGTTCGGTGGTCCGACCGGCGTCGGTGCGCTGCTGCTGCGCCGCGACGTCGCGTGCGTGCCGCTGCTGCACGGCGGCGGTCAAGAGCGTGACGTGCGTTCGGGCACACCGGATGTCGCGGGCGTGGTCGCCATGGCTGCCGCCGCACGCGTTGCGGTGGAGGGTCTGGACGCCTACCGCACCCGGATCGGCGCCCTGCGGGACCGACTGGTCGACGGCGTGCTGTCTGGCATCGACGACGTCGTGCTCAACGGCGGCACCGGCGAGGACCGGCTTCCGGGCAACGCGCACTTCACTTTTCGTGGCTGCGAGGGTGATGCCCTGCTGATGCTGCTGGACGCCAAGGGCGTCGAGTGCTCGACGGGTTCGGCCTGCACGGCCGGTGTCGCGCAGCCGTCACATGTCTTGATCGCGATGGGCGCCGATCCGGCGAGTGCCCGCGGATCACTCCGATTTTCGTTGGGGCACACCAGTTCTGACGCCGACATCGATGCCGCGCTGGCCGTGTTGCCGGCCGCGGTCGAGCGGGCGCGTCAGGCCGCACTGGCCAGTGCCGGGTTGGGAAGGTAG
- a CDS encoding lysophospholipid acyltransferase family protein, with the protein MTTPVTAAEHAWLPKASCDASCIRVDSAHISRPFVVVLRTTVRLIMTMLLLPALPLLAVPLPGKSRIQRLYCRLMLRCLGVRITVSGGPIRNLSGVLVVAGHVSWVDIFAIGAVMPGSFVARADLIEWPALGFVARLLKVIPIDRHSLRGLPDVVRTVGDRLSAGQTVVAFPEGTTWCGLGHGTFAPAMFQAAIDTGRPVQPLQLTYRHRNGAQSTIPAFIGDDSLLTSIKRVITAKLTVCHMQVQSLQLPGTDRRDLAGRCQAAVHEVGPLPVAPVHGRALAA; encoded by the coding sequence GTGACCACGCCGGTCACGGCGGCGGAGCACGCCTGGCTGCCCAAGGCGTCGTGCGACGCCAGCTGCATCCGGGTGGATTCCGCGCACATCAGCCGCCCCTTCGTGGTTGTGCTGCGTACGACCGTCCGGCTCATCATGACGATGCTGCTGCTGCCGGCACTGCCGCTGCTGGCGGTGCCGCTGCCCGGCAAGTCCCGCATCCAGCGGCTGTACTGCCGCCTGATGCTGCGGTGCCTCGGCGTGCGGATCACCGTCTCCGGTGGCCCCATCCGCAACCTGAGCGGCGTGCTGGTGGTCGCCGGGCACGTGTCCTGGGTCGACATCTTCGCGATCGGCGCCGTCATGCCCGGCTCGTTCGTGGCGCGTGCCGACCTCATCGAGTGGCCCGCGCTCGGCTTCGTGGCTCGGCTGCTCAAGGTCATCCCGATCGACCGCCACAGCCTGCGCGGCCTGCCCGACGTCGTCCGCACCGTCGGGGACCGGCTCTCCGCAGGTCAGACGGTCGTCGCGTTCCCGGAGGGCACCACGTGGTGCGGCCTGGGGCACGGCACCTTCGCGCCGGCGATGTTCCAGGCCGCAATCGACACCGGACGCCCGGTCCAGCCGCTGCAGCTGACCTACCGGCACCGCAACGGCGCGCAGTCGACCATCCCGGCGTTCATCGGCGACGATTCGCTGCTGACGTCGATCAAACGCGTCATCACCGCCAAGCTGACGGTGTGCCACATGCAGGTGCAGTCGCTGCAACTGCCCGGTACCGATCGGCGCGATCTGGCCGGCCGCTGCCAGGCCGCGGTGCACGAGGTCGGTCCGCTGCCCGTCGCTCCTGTTCACGGGCGCGCGCTGGCAGCCTGA
- a CDS encoding GNAT family N-acetyltransferase: protein MSTSSVLIAPEDTSSSTDTPRYTLLLSADREHIEAAQRLRHHVFTSEPGYTLTDDSPGFESGRDADRFDEFCDHLLVRDDNTGEYVGCYRMLPPPGAIAAGGLYTATEFDVSALDTLRPSLVEMGRAVVRADHRNGAVVLLMWGGILAYLDHSGYDYVTGCVSVPIQGGPDEAPASQIRGVRDFVNKRHASEYKVRPYRPVIIDGKLLDDIEPPARVTVPPLMRGYLRLGAKVCGDPAYDPDFGVGDFPALLDKREADVRYLTRLRSAAAATDKAAQ, encoded by the coding sequence ATGAGCACTAGTTCTGTACTCATCGCCCCTGAAGACACCAGTTCATCGACCGACACCCCGCGCTACACGCTGCTGCTGTCGGCCGATCGGGAACATATCGAGGCCGCGCAACGGCTTCGTCACCACGTGTTCACCTCGGAGCCGGGTTACACCCTCACCGATGACAGCCCCGGTTTCGAAAGTGGCCGGGACGCTGACCGATTCGACGAGTTCTGCGACCACCTGCTGGTCCGCGACGACAACACCGGCGAATACGTCGGCTGCTACCGCATGCTGCCGCCGCCCGGCGCCATCGCCGCGGGCGGGCTTTACACCGCAACGGAATTCGACGTCAGCGCGCTCGATACCCTGCGCCCGTCACTGGTCGAGATGGGCCGCGCCGTTGTGCGCGCCGACCACCGCAACGGCGCCGTCGTGCTGCTCATGTGGGGCGGCATCCTGGCCTACCTGGACCACAGCGGCTACGACTACGTCACCGGCTGCGTGTCGGTACCCATCCAGGGCGGCCCGGACGAGGCCCCGGCCAGCCAGATTCGCGGTGTCCGCGACTTCGTCAACAAGCGGCACGCCTCGGAATACAAGGTGCGCCCGTACCGCCCGGTCATCATCGACGGCAAGCTGCTCGACGACATCGAGCCGCCGGCCCGCGTGACGGTGCCGCCACTGATGCGCGGCTACCTGCGCCTCGGCGCGAAGGTGTGCGGCGACCCGGCCTACGACCCCGACTTCGGTGTCGGTGACTTCCCGGCCCTGCTGGACAAGCGCGAAGCCGACGTCCGGTACCTGACCCGGCTGCGCTCGGCGGCTGCCGCGACCGACAAGGCCGCGCAGTGA
- a CDS encoding NDMA-dependent alcohol dehydrogenase, whose translation MRSRAAIIREVGGDWSVEEFELDPPLAGEVLLQMAAAGLCHSDDHIRSGQLAAPKGAVVPGMPPTIGGHEGSAVVLEVGPGVTRFSPGDHVVTSFLAVCGKCRWCTAGMEYLCDVGAGTLIPGMPTDGTFRHHSLAGEELRHTSKIGAFAEHTVVAADSLVKIDPSLPLVPSALLSCAVPTGYGSAVRRAGVRAGDTVVVIGVGGIGTAAIQGAALGRAAHVVAVDPVAFKRDSAVGFGATHTAVTIAEAAALVRDLTRGVMADAVIVSPSLIGDGDVADALSLTRKGGTCVLTGMAAPSAGAVQLDLQDLILMNKNLCGTLFGSCNPTTEVPALAQLYQEGRLKLDEMITRRYRLDDINEAFDDLLGGRVVRAVIDYGV comes from the coding sequence ATGAGAAGCCGTGCCGCGATCATCCGTGAGGTCGGCGGGGACTGGTCGGTCGAGGAATTCGAGCTCGACCCGCCGCTCGCCGGTGAGGTGCTGTTGCAGATGGCAGCCGCCGGGCTGTGCCACTCCGACGATCACATCCGGTCGGGCCAGCTGGCCGCGCCGAAAGGTGCTGTGGTGCCGGGCATGCCGCCCACCATCGGGGGTCACGAGGGTTCGGCGGTAGTCCTGGAGGTCGGGCCGGGAGTGACGCGCTTCTCCCCCGGCGACCACGTGGTGACGTCGTTCCTGGCGGTGTGCGGGAAATGTCGTTGGTGCACAGCCGGTATGGAGTACCTGTGCGATGTCGGCGCCGGCACGCTCATCCCGGGCATGCCCACTGACGGCACCTTTCGCCATCACAGCCTCGCCGGTGAGGAACTGCGGCACACGTCAAAGATCGGCGCGTTCGCCGAACACACTGTGGTGGCGGCGGATTCGCTCGTGAAGATCGACCCGTCGCTGCCTCTCGTGCCCAGCGCACTGCTGTCGTGCGCAGTGCCCACCGGCTACGGATCGGCGGTGCGCCGCGCCGGAGTACGTGCCGGCGACACCGTGGTGGTGATCGGGGTCGGCGGTATCGGTACCGCCGCCATCCAGGGTGCTGCGTTGGGTCGGGCGGCTCATGTTGTGGCCGTCGATCCGGTGGCGTTCAAGCGGGATTCGGCGGTCGGGTTCGGCGCGACCCACACCGCGGTGACCATCGCTGAAGCTGCTGCGCTGGTACGGGATCTGACGCGCGGCGTGATGGCCGATGCCGTGATCGTGTCACCGTCGCTGATCGGTGACGGCGACGTTGCCGATGCCTTGTCCCTGACCCGCAAGGGCGGCACCTGCGTGCTGACGGGGATGGCGGCGCCGTCGGCCGGGGCCGTGCAACTCGACCTGCAGGACCTGATCCTGATGAACAAGAACCTGTGCGGCACGCTGTTCGGCTCCTGCAATCCGACCACCGAAGTGCCGGCCCTGGCGCAGCTCTACCAGGAGGGCCGGCTCAAGCTCGACGAGATGATCACGCGTCGCTACCGTCTCGACGACATCAACGAGGCCTTCGATGATCTGTTGGGCGGCCGGGTTGTTCGCGCGGTGATCGATTACGGCGTGTAG
- a CDS encoding aldehyde dehydrogenase, with translation MSTALLIDGQLVPGRGGEFATINPATEETLGYAADADADDMDRAIAAARTAFDDTDWSRDTALRVHCLRQLRDALGDEIEHLRAITVAEVGAPVSLTYGGHLQAPVDGLGYVADLAENYTWTTDLGEAAPFGKPTRRTVVREPCGVVGAVTPWNFPHQINFAKLGPALAAGNTVVLKAAPDTPWCAAEVGRIINERTDFPAGVVNVVTSADHALGAQLTEDPRVDLVSFTGSTATGRAVMVAASHTIKKVFLELGGKSAYIVLDDADLPAACTAAAAGVAMHAGQGCAFTTRLLVPRARCDEAVAAAATAMSSIGFGDPTDPKTLCGPLISARQRDRVEGYLRLALEEGGRFACGGGRPADRAQGFFIEPTVIAGLTNDARVAREEIFGPVLTVIAHDGDADAVRIANDSPYGLSGAVVGTDQARVDWVASRLRTGTINVNGGVWYSPDAPFGGYKQSGIGREMGVAGFEEYLETKLVARGISGTR, from the coding sequence GTGAGCACCGCCCTGCTGATCGACGGGCAGCTGGTGCCCGGGCGCGGCGGCGAGTTCGCGACAATCAACCCGGCCACCGAGGAGACGTTAGGGTACGCCGCCGACGCTGACGCCGACGACATGGATCGGGCCATCGCGGCGGCCCGCACCGCCTTCGACGACACCGACTGGTCGCGCGACACCGCGCTACGGGTGCACTGCCTGCGGCAGTTGCGCGACGCGCTGGGCGACGAGATCGAGCACCTGCGCGCCATCACCGTGGCCGAGGTGGGCGCGCCGGTCTCACTGACCTACGGCGGGCACCTGCAGGCACCGGTCGATGGCCTGGGCTACGTCGCCGATCTCGCTGAAAACTACACGTGGACAACCGATCTCGGAGAGGCTGCGCCGTTCGGTAAACCGACTCGGCGCACCGTCGTCCGCGAGCCTTGCGGTGTCGTCGGCGCTGTCACGCCGTGGAACTTCCCGCATCAGATCAACTTCGCCAAGCTGGGCCCGGCGTTGGCGGCCGGCAACACCGTCGTGCTCAAGGCCGCGCCGGACACCCCGTGGTGTGCTGCCGAGGTCGGCCGGATCATCAACGAGCGCACCGACTTTCCCGCGGGCGTGGTCAACGTCGTCACTTCGGCCGATCATGCGCTCGGCGCGCAGTTGACCGAGGACCCCCGGGTGGACCTGGTGTCGTTCACCGGCTCGACGGCCACCGGCCGGGCCGTCATGGTGGCAGCCTCGCACACCATCAAGAAGGTGTTCCTGGAACTGGGCGGCAAATCCGCGTACATCGTGCTCGACGACGCCGACCTACCCGCGGCCTGCACCGCCGCGGCCGCCGGTGTCGCGATGCACGCCGGGCAGGGCTGCGCCTTCACCACCCGGCTGCTGGTGCCCCGCGCACGGTGCGACGAGGCCGTCGCCGCGGCCGCAACGGCCATGTCCAGCATCGGTTTCGGCGACCCCACCGACCCGAAGACCCTGTGCGGCCCATTGATCTCCGCGCGCCAGCGCGACCGCGTCGAGGGCTACCTTCGGCTGGCGCTGGAGGAGGGTGGCCGGTTTGCCTGCGGCGGCGGGCGGCCGGCGGACCGGGCCCAAGGCTTCTTCATCGAGCCGACCGTCATCGCCGGACTCACCAACGATGCCCGCGTGGCGCGCGAGGAGATCTTCGGGCCTGTGCTCACCGTGATCGCCCACGACGGTGACGCCGACGCGGTCCGCATCGCCAACGACTCGCCGTACGGATTGTCCGGCGCGGTCGTCGGCACCGATCAGGCTCGCGTCGACTGGGTGGCGTCCCGGCTGCGGACCGGGACCATCAACGTCAACGGCGGCGTCTGGTACTCACCCGACGCACCCTTCGGCGGCTACAAGCAGTCGGGGATCGGCCGGGAGATGGGCGTGGCCGGTTTCGAGGAGTATCTGGAGACGAAGCTGGTCGCCCGCGGTATCTCCGGCACGCGTTGA